From one Catellatospora sp. IY07-71 genomic stretch:
- a CDS encoding flavoprotein — MTDERIASTDPRLPPLGFRRLLLVAAGSLNAAFLPRDLVWLRTAYPELETQIVLTRSALQFVTPAATGSITGRPALVDKWPTPVAEAVHVTLQQWAQAILVYPASLNYLARLALGLADSPSLLAIGCSAAPVVVAPALPPGGWDSPVTKGHVAALAARPTVTVLPPVPVRSFTTGRDDAYGPPPFTAVLGTLELHRRRIEETTT, encoded by the coding sequence GTGACCGACGAACGGATCGCCTCGACCGACCCGAGGCTGCCGCCCCTGGGCTTCCGGCGGCTGCTGCTGGTGGCGGCGGGCTCCCTCAACGCCGCGTTCCTGCCGCGCGACCTGGTCTGGCTGCGCACCGCCTACCCCGAGCTGGAGACGCAGATCGTGCTGACCCGCTCGGCGCTGCAGTTCGTCACCCCCGCCGCCACCGGCTCCATCACCGGCCGGCCCGCCCTGGTCGACAAGTGGCCCACGCCGGTCGCCGAGGCCGTGCACGTGACCCTGCAGCAGTGGGCACAGGCCATCCTGGTGTATCCGGCCAGCCTGAACTACCTGGCCCGGCTCGCGCTCGGGCTGGCCGACTCGCCCAGCCTGCTCGCGATCGGCTGCAGCGCCGCGCCCGTGGTGGTCGCCCCGGCGCTGCCGCCCGGCGGCTGGGACAGCCCCGTCACCAAGGGTCACGTGGCCGCGCTCGCGGCACGGCCGACCGTCACCGTGCTGCCGCCCGTGCCGGTGCGCAGCTTCACCACCGGCCGCGACGACGCGTACGGGCCGCCGCCGTTCACCGCCGTCCTGGGCACCCTGGAACTGCACCGCCGCCGGATCGAGGAGACGACGACATGA